The genomic interval TTGGAAAAGAGTTTGAGAAAAGAGGAATAAGAATTATGAAGTTGAAGTCTATTGGTGTAGTGACTGCTCTTGTATTAATCATGTTTATGTCTGCAATTGAAACATCGATTATTTCATTAGCATTACCGACCATTAAGAATGATTTGAATGTAACCGCATCGATTTCGCTCGTGTTTTCTGTTTATTTTATAGCACTTGTGATTGTAAATCCTTTAGTAGGAGAATTATTATCGCGTTTTAAACTGATATATGTAACATTGACTGGATTGCTGTTATTTACAATAGGAAGTTTGTTTTCAGGATTAAGTACAACATTTACATTATTGATTATCTCGCGTTTTGTTCAAGGACTAGGCGCAGGGATTATGATGGTGTTGAGTCAAATAGTACCTAAACTCGCATTTGAAATCCCCTTAAGATATAAAATTATGGGTATTGTCGGAAGTGTTTGGGGCATTTCAAGTATAATCGGTCCGTTACTAGGCGGAGGAATTTTAGAATTTGCAACATGGCATTGGTTGTTCTTTATTAATATTCCGATTGCAATTGTGGCAGGTACTTTAGCTTTTATTACATTTCATTTTGATGAAGATAAAGTTGAAAATGAAGAACCGTTCGATAGTAAAGGACTTTCTTATTTTTATCTAACATTAATCTTTATTATTGGGGCAGTCACAACTCCGATTCCACTATGGTTGAAAATCATTGCTTTAATCATCGGAGCGGCATTAGCTTATAAACTCTTTAAAGTGGAAAAGAAAATGCGTATTCCATTTTTACCAGTAGCTGAATTTAACCGCACAATTACATTAGTATTCGTAACTGATTTTATTTATGCTATGATGCTGATGGGTTATAACCTATATATGCCGATTTATTTACAAGAAGAATTAGGATTATCACCACTTCAAAGTGGTTTTGTTGTCTTTCCGATTTCAGTAGCATGGTTGCTGATTAATTTCAATCTGCATCGTATTGAAGCAAATATTACAAGAAAAACATTGTACATTGGTGCATTTACCTCTTTATTAGTATGCAGTATATTAATCTTTGCCACACATGCAGCACCTGTCTTATTAGCATTTACTTTATTACTTGCCGGCGCAAGTTTTGGTGTAGTTTATACAAAAGACAGTGTGATTGTACAAGAAGAAACATCTCCGCATGAAATGAAACGCATGATGTCGTTTTACTCTTTATCTAAGAATCTTGGTAATTCAATTGGATCTACAATAATGGGCGGCATTTATGCTTTGCCATTTGTAATCGGCGGTGCGCGTATTTTGAATAATGTAACATTGATTATTATATTTATCGTTATTTTATTTATACTCTGGATTGCACTTTATAAAAATCAAACATCTAAAGTTTAGTAAATATCCCGCTTTGAAGCGGGATATTTTTAATTTAATGCATAATAGTGAATGTGTTATGATACATTTGTAAAATTACGATAAGAAATGAGGTGAGGAGGCTTGAAATTTTTTAAATTCAATTTTTTCAATCTTATATCGACCTTAATTGTAATCTTTGTATTTGTGATTTCAGGAACAGTATTCCTCACACTTTTAGGATTTGTATTATATGGCCTCAGCAGATTGCTTATTTTCTGGCATCTGGGGTATTTTGGTTATAATAAAGGTTTTTATCAAAATCTATTATATTATGGTAGTTATATTGTACTTGGCTATTTTACGATGTTTACCGTTGAATACTTAATGGATTACTTTAAGAAGAAGTTGCCGCAAAGTCCTTATTTCCATGGAGAAATCTTTCATCTGATTTCCTATTCTGTGACAACAGTAATGTTTTTCTTCATAGTGCATATTCATTACACTTATATCAATATAGATTATTGGGTGATTATGCTTATTATGGCTTTCTTATATGTATGTAAGGAAGTATTTTACCCAGATAGCGAAAATCTGAACAGAAATAAGTGACCTCCGCAAGCAATTAGTTTGCTTTGCTAACCTTTATTGTTGCATCATAACAAAGGTAAGTATAAAAAGGAGTGTTTAGATGTCCGAACAGGTCATATCAAAGCATCGACGTAATATAATCGTTTCAGTCATGATATTAAGTGGTTTTATTTCTATTTTAAACCAAACTTTGCTTAATACTGCTTTGCCAGCAATTATGCGGGGGCTCCATGTCGGAGAAAACACAGCGCAATGGCTGGTAACAGGTTTTATGCTCGTTAATGGTGTTATGATTCCGTTAACAGCGTATTTAATGGATAAAGTAAGAACGCGTCCGTTGTATCTTTTTTCTATGGGGATATTCTTACTAGGTACGATTATAGCAGCAATCGCACCTAACTTCGGAATTCTGATGACGGCGCGTGTTATCCAAGCAATTGGTGCTGGAATTATCATGCCGTTAATGCAATTTACTTTATTCTCATTATTCCCGAAAGACAGACGGGGCTTTGCAATGGGCTTAGCTGGTTTAGTTATCTCATTTGCTCCAGCAATTGGTCCTACGTTATCTGGTTTGATTATCGATATCAGTAGTTGGCGTGTACCTTTCATTGCAGTAGCGGTTATCGCAGCAGCAGGATTCATATTCGGGGCAACGAGTATTTCAGACTATAATGAGCCAAAAGATATTACATTAGATAAATTATCAGTTGTATATTCAACACTTGGTTTCGGTGTGATTCTCTATGCATTTAGTAACGCTGGATCATCAGGTTTCACAAGTTGGATGTTTTATGTACCGCTGTTATTAGGTTTAATCGTAGTTGGAATATTTATTAAACGTCAATTGACAATTTCTAACCCTATATTAAATTTAAGAGTGTTTAAAAATAAAACATTCACTCTGACAACTATATGTTCAATGATTGTAATGACATCAATGATAGGTCCAGCCTTATTGATCCCAATGTATGTTCAAAATGCGATGGGCTTATCTGCGTTATTATCTGGTGTGGTTATTTTACCAGGCGCAATTATAAATGGAGCAATGTCTATTTATACGGGTAAAGCTTATGATAAATACGGTGTCAGACCTTTAATTATAATTGGGTTTTCTTCATTGATTGTATTGACTGGGGTTTTAGCGTTTTTAAAAGTAGATACACCATATTGGTTGCTTGTTGTTGTGTATGCTTTAAGAATGTTATCAGTTTCCATATTGACAATGCCTTTGAACACAGCAGGTGTTAACGCATTGCCTAACAAAGATATATCACATGGTACAGCAATTATGAACTTTGCTAGAATGATGGCTTCGTCTATTGGTACAGCATTAATGGTCGCATTGATGACTACTGGTGCTAAAGTATTTGCACCAAAACCCCATGAAGCTGCTTCTAAAGAATTACTGCAAAGAGAAGCGGTTGCTAGAGGTGTAGATTTATCATTTGGTGTAATAACATTGTTAGTGATTATTGGTTTAATTATAGGATTATTTGTTAGAGATAAAGAAAAAGGAAGTAAGGCACCAAATGTACGTGAAATTTGAATAAGTAATTAAATTACCAGTAAAGACAGCTTTTTGGGTGTTTTTACTGGTTTTTTGTAAATAATGCGCAGATTTAAGAGGAATGATTGTCTCATTCGTTACCACTTATACATTAAGTTTGTTAAAATAAAGAAAGTAAATACTAATATATTTGGGGTGACAAGCTTTGTTAACAGTTGAACAAGTCAACAAATTAGTTGGAAATCTAAAAGATCCTATTTTAGATGTACCGCTTAAAGATACAGGTGGTATTGTAAATATCACAATAAAAGAAGAAATCGAACATGCCAGTGTTAAAGTTGCAATAGCTAAATTAGGTGGGAAACCACAATTAGACTTGCAAATGGCAATCGTACAAACATTAAAAGATAATGGCGCAAATACAGTAGGTATTCGTTTTGAAGAATTGAATCCAGAAACTGTAGCTAAATTTACAGGTGAAGATCCTAATGCTGAGCCTCAAACAATTGAAGGATTGCTTTCAAAAGATAATCCGGTTGAATTTATTGCAATTGCTTCTGGTAAAGGCGGCGTTGGTAAATCAACAGTTGCTGTCAATTTAGCAGTTGCACTGGCAAGAGAAGGTAAAAAAGTTGGACTGATT from Staphylococcus condimenti carries:
- a CDS encoding SepA family multidrug efflux transporter, which produces MKFFKFNFFNLISTLIVIFVFVISGTVFLTLLGFVLYGLSRLLIFWHLGYFGYNKGFYQNLLYYGSYIVLGYFTMFTVEYLMDYFKKKLPQSPYFHGEIFHLISYSVTTVMFFFIVHIHYTYINIDYWVIMLIMAFLYVCKEVFYPDSENLNRNK
- the sdrM gene encoding multidrug efflux MFS transporter SdrM, coding for MKLKSIGVVTALVLIMFMSAIETSIISLALPTIKNDLNVTASISLVFSVYFIALVIVNPLVGELLSRFKLIYVTLTGLLLFTIGSLFSGLSTTFTLLIISRFVQGLGAGIMMVLSQIVPKLAFEIPLRYKIMGIVGSVWGISSIIGPLLGGGILEFATWHWLFFINIPIAIVAGTLAFITFHFDEDKVENEEPFDSKGLSYFYLTLIFIIGAVTTPIPLWLKIIALIIGAALAYKLFKVEKKMRIPFLPVAEFNRTITLVFVTDFIYAMMLMGYNLYMPIYLQEELGLSPLQSGFVVFPISVAWLLINFNLHRIEANITRKTLYIGAFTSLLVCSILIFATHAAPVLLAFTLLLAGASFGVVYTKDSVIVQEETSPHEMKRMMSFYSLSKNLGNSIGSTIMGGIYALPFVIGGARILNNVTLIIIFIVILFILWIALYKNQTSKV
- a CDS encoding MDR family MFS transporter, yielding MSEQVISKHRRNIIVSVMILSGFISILNQTLLNTALPAIMRGLHVGENTAQWLVTGFMLVNGVMIPLTAYLMDKVRTRPLYLFSMGIFLLGTIIAAIAPNFGILMTARVIQAIGAGIIMPLMQFTLFSLFPKDRRGFAMGLAGLVISFAPAIGPTLSGLIIDISSWRVPFIAVAVIAAAGFIFGATSISDYNEPKDITLDKLSVVYSTLGFGVILYAFSNAGSSGFTSWMFYVPLLLGLIVVGIFIKRQLTISNPILNLRVFKNKTFTLTTICSMIVMTSMIGPALLIPMYVQNAMGLSALLSGVVILPGAIINGAMSIYTGKAYDKYGVRPLIIIGFSSLIVLTGVLAFLKVDTPYWLLVVVYALRMLSVSILTMPLNTAGVNALPNKDISHGTAIMNFARMMASSIGTALMVALMTTGAKVFAPKPHEAASKELLQREAVARGVDLSFGVITLLVIIGLIIGLFVRDKEKGSKAPNVREI